From the genome of Thermoanaerobaculia bacterium:
TCCGATCGGCATCGGCGTCTCGATCCTCGCCGGGGCCGGTGAGCTCGACCGCGCCGAGCGCTGGCTGGTGCGCGCCTTCGAGGCACGCGATCCGGAGCTCGTCTGGCTGGCGATGGATCCGGCCTGGGAGCCCCTGCGCAAGCGCCCGCGCATCGTCAGCATGCTCGCCGAGATGCGACTCCCGGGGCCGGGCGCGTGATCGGCGCCCGGAAGTTCCTGGCGGCCTCCCTACTTCGCGGTCTTGGCCTTGATGGCTGCCGTCTTCGCCTTGATCGCTGCGGTCTTCGCCTTGATCGCGGCGGTCTTCGCCTTGATGGGCGCGGTCTTGGCTTTGATCGCCGCGGTCTTCGCCTTGATCGGCGCGGTCTTCGCCTTGATCGCCGCGGTCTTCGCCTTGATCGGCGCGGTCTTGGCCTTGATCGCCGCGGTCTTCGCCTTGATGGCAACCGCTTTCGCTTTGATCGCGGCGCGGTCGGAGTCGGTCCCGAGGTAGGCGCGGATCTTCGCATCGCTCCCCGAGAGCAGGAGCTCGCGCTCCGCCGGAGTGATTCCCGAGGCCGAAAGCGTCGCTGCGGGACTCTTCCGGAGCTGCTCGAGGTACGCCGGATCGCCGGACAAACGGACCAGGAGCCGCACGACATTCTTCTTCGACATGACCCATCCCCCTAGAGTTCGGCGCAGTCTACCCTCGCCCACGGGTCCGCGCACCCGCGGCTCGCTCCTGGTCGTCGGCGTCGGCCTCGCGGGTCCGGCGCACGTCACGCGCGAAACGCTCGGCGCGATTCGCGCCGCCGAGCGGCATTTTGTTCTCGTCGCCGACCTTCTCACCCTCGAGTGGCTGCTCGAGCTCGCTCCCGGCGCCGAGAATCTCGTCGACTCCTACGGCGTCGGCAAGTCGCGCGACGACACCTACGAGGAGATCGTCGAGCGGATGCTCGTACCCGTCCGTCGCGGGCGGCGGGTGTGCGCGATCTTCTACGGCCATCCGGGAGTGTTCGCGAACTCGCCGCACGAGGCGATCCGGCGCGCCCGCCGCGAGGGCTACGCGGCGCGGATGCTCCCTGGCGTCTCGGCGCTCGACTGCCTGTTCGCGGATCTCGGTCTCGATCCCGGCGAGGTCGGCTGCCAGGAGCACGAGGCCACCGACTTCCTGCTCCGCAGGCGGCGCTTCGATCCCTGCTCCGGGCTCGTCCTCTGGCAGATCGGAGTCGTCGGCGTCGCCGACTTCCGCGAGGAGGCGCTGTGGAGCCGTGAGGGCCTGGGCGTCCTCGCCGAGCGCCTGCTCGAGACCTACCCGGCCGATCACGGGGTGGTGGTCTACGAAGCGACGACGCTGCCGGTGGTGCCGCCCAAGATCCTCCACCTGCCGCTCTCGGCGCTCGCCCTGGCCGACGTCACCGCGATCTCGACGCTCTACGTGCCGCCGCTCCCCGATCGGGACACCGACATGGTCATGCTGCGGCGGCTCGGCTTCGACAGCTGATACCTCCCGCATCACCCCTACGGGAGTGCGTGCCCAGAAGGTTCCAGGGTTGTGCAGATTGCATTTCAGAAGTTCAATCTGCCCACCGCGACGGTCGATCGCGGGTTCGACCGCGGACCCCGGCTAGCGCTTGCGGGCGGGGACGAAGTATTCGGTGCCGCGAATCGGGCGCAGGAGCTGCTGGACGAGCTCTTCGAAGTCGCTCTTGCTGCCGGGGAAGTCGAGGTTGCGGGTGTCCACAACCAGGAGCGGCGAGCGGTTGTAGTAGTGGAAGTAGTGGTTGTAGGCGTCGATCAGCTCGGCCATGTACTCGTCCGAGATCTCCTTCTCGAAGCTCCGGGCGCGCTTGCGGATACGCGCCATGCAGGTGTCGACGTCGGCGGTGAGGTAGAGCACGAGGTCGGGCACCGGCACCTGCGGCTCGAGCGTGGTGTAGAGCCGGTCGTAGATCGCTAGCTCTTCGTCCGAGAGCGTGAGATAGGCGAAGAT
Proteins encoded in this window:
- a CDS encoding deoxynucleoside kinase, with the translated sequence AVDGPIGVGKTVLVDKLVRRFEAVKVLEDVENPFLPDFYRDRPGAAFQTQMYFLLSRYKQQHEVVQQELFQRLVISDYTFQKDRIFAYLTLSDEELAIYDRLYTTLEPQVPVPDLVLYLTADVDTCMARIRKRARSFEKEISDEYMAELIDAYNHYFHYYNRSPLLVVDTRNLDFPGSKSDFEELVQQLLRPIRGTEYFVPARKR